From the Halalkalicoccus sp. CGA53 genome, one window contains:
- a CDS encoding CapA family protein, whose amino-acid sequence MTDATLALAGDAIVTQRLRTRADSGLDRLVETIRGADAAVANLEVLLTDGDGIPAARSGGTYMDAPSWVADELVWMGFDLLAAATNHAGDLSLPGMELTMRALDERAIPYAGLGATLAAARAPTYAERPCGRVGLVAAATSFVPGTEAGHQRPDLGGRPGVSPLRLETAYEIPAETFDLVTDLASDLGLEAPRERYRDLGFPVDGDGSDGFHFPNLRGKDVVFEEADDFGIRREVNEEDRDAVLARVEAANRQADLVVASLHVHEGAEGHRNDHSVPAFLERFAHDCVDAGADVVFGHGPHVVRGIELYDGAPICYSLGNLAMQNETIPTQPAELYDRYDLSHDALPADLYDARTEGDGERIGFLADEWFWLSVVPICRFEGGEVERIDLHPIDLGFEEPRSGRGYPRYADAETGERIVERLSELSAPYGTEVGFEDWRGTIRIS is encoded by the coding sequence ATGACGGACGCCACGCTCGCGCTCGCGGGGGACGCCATCGTCACCCAACGCCTCCGGACCAGAGCCGATTCCGGACTCGACCGCCTCGTCGAAACGATCCGCGGGGCCGACGCCGCCGTCGCGAACCTCGAGGTGTTGCTCACCGACGGTGATGGGATCCCGGCCGCGCGCTCGGGCGGGACGTACATGGACGCTCCGTCCTGGGTCGCCGACGAACTCGTCTGGATGGGCTTCGACCTCCTCGCGGCCGCGACGAACCACGCCGGCGACCTCTCGCTACCCGGCATGGAGCTGACGATGCGGGCGCTGGACGAGCGGGCGATTCCCTACGCGGGACTGGGTGCGACCCTCGCTGCGGCGCGCGCACCTACCTACGCCGAACGGCCCTGTGGCCGGGTCGGTCTCGTTGCGGCCGCGACGAGTTTCGTCCCCGGAACCGAAGCCGGCCACCAGCGACCGGACTTGGGGGGTCGACCTGGAGTCTCGCCGCTACGCCTGGAGACGGCCTACGAGATCCCCGCCGAGACGTTCGACCTGGTGACCGACCTCGCCTCCGACCTCGGGCTCGAGGCGCCCCGTGAGCGCTACCGCGACCTCGGGTTCCCGGTCGACGGCGACGGTTCGGATGGCTTTCACTTTCCGAACCTCCGCGGCAAGGACGTCGTCTTCGAGGAGGCAGACGACTTCGGGATCCGTCGCGAGGTGAACGAGGAGGACCGAGACGCGGTCCTCGCGAGAGTCGAGGCTGCGAACAGGCAGGCGGACCTCGTCGTCGCGAGCCTCCACGTCCACGAGGGGGCCGAGGGTCACCGAAACGACCACTCGGTTCCGGCCTTCCTTGAACGCTTCGCCCACGACTGTGTCGACGCCGGCGCGGACGTCGTCTTCGGTCACGGGCCGCACGTCGTACGCGGAATCGAACTCTACGACGGAGCCCCGATCTGCTACAGCCTCGGGAACCTCGCGATGCAGAACGAGACGATCCCGACCCAGCCGGCCGAACTCTACGACCGCTACGACCTCTCCCACGACGCGCTCCCCGCCGACCTCTACGACGCCCGCACGGAGGGCGATGGTGAGCGGATCGGCTTTCTCGCCGACGAGTGGTTCTGGCTGAGCGTCGTTCCGATCTGTCGGTTCGAAGGTGGCGAGGTTGAGCGAATCGACCTCCACCCGATCGACCTCGGGTTCGAGGAGCCACGGTCGGGCCGGGGCTACCCTCGATACGCGGACGCGGAGACGGGTGAACGGATCGTCGAGCGGCTATCGGAACTCTCCGCCCCGTACGGTACGGAGGTCGGGTTCGAGGACTGGCGAGGGACGATTCGAATTTCGTAA
- a CDS encoding M28 family metallopeptidase codes for MDRTDWIGETYTSRLGRDLLFDLSEIGARLAASEGEREGHDRLAEAFEESGVRDVHAHEFEIPRWERGTSRFSIDVPRERAFDVISLPGSPAGEAEGEVVHLGYGLPEEFERSDLEGKIVVARSDAPSHHRWMHRREKYFRAYEAGAAAFVYQNHVPGCLPPTGSLGGGTDVMGPLPAVGISAEEGERLAQYARVGSIEGRVSVDVTVGDGISRNTIGTVGPATEEEVLVGAHVDGHDISEGALDNASGVAVLAEVARALVRIEADLETRVRLVGFGAEELGLIGSQTYADEHDLGGTKLVVNCDGAGRARDMAVRTCGFEGVAEVLEEVGSEYDQPIDRIPGVNPHSDHWPFVWRGVPGVQVRSVTGEGRGFGHTFADTFDKTDTRAVREHAILTTALVERVADPGTEIVSRSVDSIREELEAKELDVSMRVAGDWPYE; via the coding sequence ATGGATCGAACCGACTGGATCGGCGAGACGTACACCTCACGGCTCGGACGCGACCTACTGTTCGACCTCTCGGAGATCGGCGCCCGCCTCGCCGCGAGCGAGGGCGAGCGCGAGGGCCACGACCGCCTCGCGGAGGCGTTCGAGGAGAGCGGGGTACGCGACGTACACGCCCACGAGTTCGAGATCCCCCGGTGGGAGCGTGGTACCTCGCGGTTCTCGATCGACGTCCCGAGAGAACGCGCGTTCGACGTGATCTCGCTGCCGGGGAGTCCGGCGGGCGAGGCAGAGGGTGAGGTCGTCCACCTCGGTTACGGCCTCCCGGAGGAGTTCGAGCGGTCGGATCTCGAGGGGAAGATCGTCGTCGCTCGCTCGGACGCACCGAGTCACCACCGCTGGATGCACCGCCGCGAGAAGTACTTCCGAGCGTACGAGGCCGGTGCTGCCGCCTTCGTCTACCAGAACCACGTCCCGGGCTGTCTGCCGCCGACCGGGTCGCTCGGCGGCGGTACCGACGTGATGGGGCCGCTCCCCGCAGTCGGGATCAGTGCCGAGGAGGGCGAGCGCCTCGCCCAGTACGCCAGGGTCGGGTCGATCGAGGGCCGGGTGAGCGTCGACGTGACCGTCGGTGACGGGATCTCCCGGAACACGATCGGGACAGTGGGTCCAGCTACGGAGGAGGAGGTCCTGGTCGGGGCGCACGTCGACGGCCACGACATCAGCGAGGGGGCGCTCGACAACGCCTCGGGCGTGGCGGTGCTCGCGGAGGTCGCCCGGGCGCTCGTCCGGATCGAAGCCGACCTGGAGACGCGGGTACGACTGGTCGGCTTCGGCGCTGAGGAACTGGGCCTGATCGGCTCGCAGACCTACGCCGACGAGCACGATCTGGGAGGAACAAAGCTCGTCGTCAACTGTGACGGTGCCGGCAGGGCGCGAGACATGGCCGTCCGGACGTGCGGGTTCGAGGGCGTCGCGGAGGTACTCGAGGAGGTCGGTTCCGAATACGACCAGCCGATCGACCGGATCCCGGGGGTGAACCCCCACAGCGACCACTGGCCGTTCGTCTGGCGTGGGGTTCCGGGGGTACAGGTCCGCTCGGTCACCGGAGAGGGCCGCGGCTTCGGCCACACGTTCGCGGATACGTTCGACAAGACGGATACCCGGGCGGTGCGCGAGCACGCAATCCTGACGACGGCGCTCGTCGAGCGGGTCGCGGATCCGGGTACGGAGATCGTATCGCGCTCTGTCGACTCGATCAGGGAGGAACTAGAGGCGAAGGAGCTGGACGTCTCGATGCGGGTCGCGGGCGACTGGCCCTACGAATGA
- a CDS encoding amidohydrolase, producing the protein MATISDWSLVELRRDLHRYPEVGWTEFRTTALLAEELEELGYDLSLGSDALSPDDRLGVPGKEELDAALRRAREAGAPEAYLDRMEGISGLVAERRFGDGPVVGVRVDIDALPRSEADGDDHRPAREGFASVHPNEMHACGHDAHAAIGIGVARAVPETGFDGTLRLFVQPAEEGGRGGYPMSRTDLLSDVDALLAVHVGLDRETGTVVAGYERPLSNAKLDVAFSGEPAHAGGAPQEGRNAMQALAAAVQGLYGIPRHAEGATRINVGMVESPNNQNVIPEDARMRVEVRGETAELNEYMLDHAERIVGAAAEMHDCEVETSLYGKTTSFVADDAMVERVADAAGSVSGVETVTERSDFGGSEDASYLIRRVQEGGGEATYVGIGASNVAGHHTAYFDVDEECIRIGVDVITETLRSFS; encoded by the coding sequence ATGGCAACCATCAGCGACTGGTCGCTCGTCGAACTCCGCAGGGACCTCCACCGGTACCCGGAGGTCGGCTGGACGGAGTTCCGAACGACAGCCCTGCTCGCCGAGGAACTGGAGGAGCTCGGCTACGACCTCTCCCTCGGCTCCGACGCCCTCTCCCCCGACGATCGCCTCGGGGTTCCCGGGAAGGAGGAGCTCGACGCCGCGTTGCGGCGGGCACGCGAGGCGGGCGCTCCAGAGGCGTACCTCGACCGCATGGAGGGGATCAGCGGGCTGGTCGCGGAGCGGCGCTTCGGCGACGGCCCCGTCGTCGGGGTCCGCGTCGACATCGACGCGCTGCCCCGCTCGGAGGCCGACGGCGACGACCACAGGCCGGCGCGGGAGGGGTTCGCGAGCGTCCACCCGAACGAGATGCACGCCTGCGGCCACGACGCACACGCGGCGATCGGGATCGGCGTCGCTCGCGCAGTCCCCGAGACGGGGTTCGACGGCACGCTCCGCCTGTTCGTCCAGCCCGCCGAGGAGGGCGGCCGCGGGGGCTACCCGATGAGCCGGACCGACCTCCTCTCCGACGTCGACGCCCTCCTCGCCGTACACGTCGGTCTGGACCGCGAGACGGGAACCGTCGTCGCGGGCTACGAACGCCCGCTCTCGAACGCGAAACTCGACGTGGCCTTCTCGGGCGAGCCCGCCCACGCCGGCGGCGCGCCACAGGAGGGCCGGAACGCGATGCAGGCGCTCGCGGCCGCGGTACAGGGACTCTACGGCATCCCCCGACACGCCGAGGGCGCGACCCGGATCAACGTCGGGATGGTCGAGTCGCCGAACAACCAGAACGTGATCCCCGAGGACGCACGAATGCGCGTCGAGGTCCGCGGCGAGACCGCCGAGCTGAACGAGTACATGCTCGATCACGCCGAACGCATCGTCGGCGCCGCCGCCGAAATGCACGACTGCGAGGTCGAGACGTCGCTGTACGGGAAGACGACGAGCTTCGTCGCCGACGACGCGATGGTCGAGCGCGTGGCCGACGCGGCCGGATCGGTCTCCGGTGTCGAGACCGTCACCGAGCGTTCGGACTTCGGCGGAAGCGAGGACGCCTCGTACCTCATTCGCCGGGTGCAGGAGGGGGGCGGCGAGGCGACCTACGTGGGGATCGGCGCGAGCAACGTCGCCGGCCACCACACCGCCTACTTCGACGTCGACGAGGAGTGCATCCGTATCGGCGTCGACGTGATCACCGAGACGCTCCGGAGCTTCTCGTAG
- a CDS encoding metallopeptidase TldD-related protein — MDTEAVVDAATYLAERLEDDGTVAHAVVGGEHALRARIDVTERRKPKSAIDVEESGVWCRVFAHGSVEYRHSGSLEREELDRLAERAVSSCRHLATDTPVSFDAGSLHRDVHHGWASADDHLDDRTVEEKADDCVDAFSAHLDAECGRARLRYRDECRETTLLETSGSAVRTRIDRASVDATLADDGAVRTHLGTTNGTAIFEELPVTLSVLRDRFERARSSETTAIEHDDEREVLFAPAAAGRLVRGLVTYLEADAVATGLSPFAVGDRFGPDALSIRDTVTAGGFAALAYDTEIRPTTPVSLVERGRISTLLHDSVSAIDHGARPAGSVLAGTEREFPPRIAPRHLDVASGSVPAEELRERASVVVERLGMPRWRNETTRTLRSSHVPPDVHYAATMGERAPDGGPERLSIPIEEGYLLSGEERGARLDGASVEVEPSALRGITALGEVRETLTGTVEKHRTTLPFEVTSPAIVCSCRLR, encoded by the coding sequence ATGGACACCGAGGCGGTCGTCGACGCGGCGACCTACCTGGCGGAACGGCTCGAGGACGACGGGACGGTCGCGCACGCGGTCGTCGGCGGCGAGCACGCCCTGCGTGCGCGGATCGACGTCACCGAACGGCGGAAGCCGAAGTCGGCGATCGACGTCGAGGAGAGCGGCGTCTGGTGTCGCGTGTTCGCCCACGGGAGCGTCGAGTACCGACACAGCGGTTCGCTCGAGCGCGAGGAGCTCGACAGGCTGGCCGAGCGCGCGGTGAGCAGCTGTCGGCACCTCGCGACCGACACCCCCGTGAGCTTCGACGCGGGATCGCTCCACCGCGACGTCCACCACGGCTGGGCGAGCGCGGACGACCACCTCGACGACCGTACCGTCGAGGAGAAGGCCGACGACTGCGTCGACGCCTTCTCCGCACACCTCGACGCCGAGTGCGGTCGTGCCCGCCTCCGGTACCGCGACGAGTGCCGCGAGACGACGCTGCTCGAGACGAGCGGGTCGGCTGTGCGAACCCGGATCGACCGAGCCTCCGTCGACGCGACGCTCGCGGACGACGGGGCCGTCCGAACGCACCTCGGAACGACGAACGGGACGGCGATCTTCGAGGAGCTCCCTGTGACGCTCTCGGTCCTGCGAGATCGGTTCGAACGGGCACGATCGAGCGAGACGACGGCGATCGAGCACGACGACGAGCGGGAGGTGCTGTTCGCGCCGGCCGCGGCCGGCCGCCTCGTCAGGGGGCTCGTCACGTACCTCGAAGCCGACGCGGTCGCGACCGGACTGAGCCCGTTCGCGGTCGGCGATCGTTTCGGTCCCGACGCGCTCTCGATCCGCGATACGGTCACGGCAGGCGGGTTCGCCGCCCTGGCCTACGACACGGAGATCCGACCGACGACGCCCGTCTCGCTCGTCGAGAGGGGGCGGATATCTACGTTGCTCCACGACTCGGTGAGCGCGATCGACCACGGGGCGAGGCCGGCCGGCTCCGTCCTCGCCGGCACCGAACGGGAGTTTCCCCCACGGATCGCCCCGCGACACCTCGACGTCGCCTCCGGGTCGGTCCCGGCCGAGGAGCTCCGCGAGCGGGCGTCGGTCGTCGTCGAACGGCTCGGGATGCCACGGTGGAGAAACGAGACGACGCGGACGCTCAGGTCGAGTCACGTCCCCCCGGACGTCCACTACGCCGCGACGATGGGCGAGCGCGCGCCCGACGGCGGTCCCGAACGGCTCTCGATTCCGATCGAGGAGGGCTACCTGCTCTCCGGGGAGGAACGGGGAGCGCGCCTCGACGGCGCGTCGGTCGAGGTCGAACCGTCAGCGCTCCGGGGGATCACCGCCCTCGGCGAGGTGCGAGAGACGCTCACCGGAACGGTCGAGAAACACCGAACGACGCTCCCGTTCGAGGTGACGTCGCCGGCGATCGTCTGTTCCTGTCGGCTACGCTGA
- a CDS encoding ABC transporter ATP-binding protein codes for MSADPEPILEVEGLNKHFEVNSGIVNDLRARFTGAEKEYVHAVDGVDFELYPGEAMGIAGESGCGKTTTAKTLAKLHQPTGGTIRFRGEDITDLEGSELKQFRQNVQMIFQDPFESLNPRMTVYDTLAEPLQIHDVPNKRARVARALEFAELQPAEQYLDSYPNELSGGERQRIAIARAIVLDPDFIIADEPVSMLDVSLRAGVLSLLERMTKEFGLSIVYISHDLSLLRHMCDRIAIMYMGRIVEIGTTEQIIDDPKHPYTQALINAVPVPDPTTGRERVELEGEVGDAVHVPSGCRFRNRCPEIIPPKELSIDQRTFRGAMSLRARVDRGFDAESYWERTGGDGRSEPEEFKEILREEFVLGDPSRENREVLEEAIDLLAEGETERAGDLLRERFHSVCERVDPAAEERLDIADERRVACHLYEPSESGERGVDDPAPGEAAAGD; via the coding sequence GTGAGCGCCGACCCCGAGCCGATCCTCGAGGTCGAGGGGCTCAACAAACACTTCGAGGTGAACAGCGGGATCGTCAACGACCTCAGGGCCCGCTTCACCGGTGCGGAGAAGGAGTACGTTCACGCGGTCGACGGCGTCGACTTCGAGCTCTACCCCGGCGAGGCGATGGGGATCGCGGGCGAATCCGGCTGTGGGAAGACCACGACCGCGAAGACGCTCGCGAAGCTCCACCAGCCCACCGGCGGGACGATCCGGTTCCGGGGCGAGGACATCACCGACCTCGAGGGGTCGGAGCTGAAGCAGTTCAGGCAGAACGTCCAGATGATCTTCCAGGACCCGTTCGAGAGCCTGAACCCCCGGATGACCGTCTACGACACGCTCGCGGAGCCGCTGCAGATCCACGACGTGCCGAACAAGCGCGCACGCGTCGCCCGCGCGCTCGAGTTCGCCGAGCTCCAGCCCGCAGAGCAGTACCTCGACTCGTACCCGAACGAGCTCTCCGGCGGGGAACGACAGCGCATCGCCATCGCGCGCGCCATCGTCCTCGACCCGGACTTCATCATCGCGGACGAGCCGGTGTCGATGCTCGACGTCAGCCTCCGGGCGGGCGTGCTCTCGCTGCTCGAGCGGATGACGAAGGAGTTCGGGCTCTCGATCGTCTACATCAGCCACGACCTCTCGCTTCTCCGCCACATGTGCGACCGGATCGCGATCATGTACATGGGTCGGATCGTCGAGATCGGGACGACCGAACAGATCATCGACGACCCGAAACACCCCTACACGCAGGCGCTGATCAACGCGGTTCCGGTCCCGGACCCGACGACGGGCCGAGAGCGCGTCGAACTCGAGGGCGAGGTCGGCGACGCGGTACACGTCCCCTCGGGCTGTCGGTTCCGCAACCGCTGTCCGGAGATCATCCCGCCGAAGGAGCTCTCGATCGACCAGCGCACCTTCCGCGGGGCGATGTCGCTGCGCGCGAGGGTCGACCGCGGCTTCGACGCCGAGTCCTACTGGGAACGGACCGGTGGGGACGGACGCTCGGAGCCCGAAGAGTTCAAGGAGATCCTGCGCGAGGAGTTCGTCCTCGGCGACCCGTCGAGGGAGAACCGGGAGGTGCTCGAGGAGGCGATCGACCTGCTCGCGGAGGGCGAGACGGAACGGGCGGGCGACCTGCTCCGCGAGCGCTTTCACTCGGTCTGCGAGCGGGTCGATCCCGCGGCCGAGGAGCGCCTCGACATCGCGGACGAGCGCAGGGTCGCCTGTCACCTCTACGAACCCAGCGAGTCGGGAGAACGGGGCGTCGACGACCCCGCTCCCGGCGAGGCGGCCGCAGGCGACTGA